Proteins encoded within one genomic window of Amorphoplanes friuliensis DSM 7358:
- a CDS encoding IS5/IS1182 family transposase produces MLSYPATISLSSQSLNHLTTLIRHHRRQLRSRWRALAPARQALLALAHLRNGDTYHRLATGFAISTTTAWRYVREAIDLLAETADNLATAMTRIRRLSFAILDGTLIPIDRVADDKAYYSGKHRRHGMNVQVVADPAGRLIWASPALPGRAHDLTAARTHGLIEALAKAGVITFADRAYQGTQSPLITPYKKHKGRKVFTAWNKQFNRDHAAIRANGERANATLKQWKVLVQVRCSPGRTTAIVQAIQVLHSVEAADHTR; encoded by the coding sequence ATGCTGTCTTACCCCGCCACGATCTCTCTGTCCAGCCAGTCCCTGAACCACCTGACCACCCTCATCCGCCACCACCGCCGGCAACTACGGTCACGGTGGCGGGCCCTGGCCCCGGCCCGGCAAGCCCTGCTCGCCCTGGCCCACCTGCGCAACGGCGACACCTACCACCGCCTGGCCACCGGCTTCGCCATCAGCACCACCACCGCCTGGCGATACGTCCGCGAAGCCATCGACCTACTCGCCGAAACCGCCGACAACCTGGCCACCGCCATGACCCGGATCCGGCGGCTGTCGTTCGCAATCCTCGACGGCACCCTGATCCCGATCGACCGGGTCGCCGACGACAAGGCTTACTACTCCGGTAAGCACCGCCGGCACGGTATGAATGTCCAAGTCGTCGCCGACCCGGCCGGGCGGCTCATCTGGGCCTCACCGGCGCTACCGGGCAGGGCACATGACCTGACCGCGGCTCGCACCCACGGTCTGATCGAGGCCCTGGCCAAGGCTGGTGTGATCACCTTCGCCGACCGGGCCTACCAAGGCACCCAAAGCCCGTTGATCACTCCGTACAAGAAACACAAAGGCCGCAAAGTCTTCACCGCCTGGAACAAGCAATTCAACCGCGATCATGCTGCGATCCGCGCCAACGGTGAACGCGCCAACGCCACTCTCAAGCAGTGGAAAGTCCTGGTCCAGGTCCGCTG